The following proteins come from a genomic window of Crassostrea angulata isolate pt1a10 chromosome 1, ASM2561291v2, whole genome shotgun sequence:
- the LOC128170548 gene encoding polyadenylate-binding protein 4-like produces MSTTTMNPAGPSYPMASLYVGDLHPDVTEAMLFEKFSTAGPVLSIRVCRDMITRRSLGYAYVNFQQPADAERALDTMNFDTIKGRPIRIMWSQRDPSLRKSGVGNVFIKNLDKSIDNKALYDTFSAFGNILSCKIVCDEHGSRGYGFVHFETEEAARIAIEKVNGMLLNGKKVFVGRFMSRRERLEVLGDKMRKFNNVYVKNFSEEINDETLREMFEPYGKIISAKVMTDDGSGKGKGFGFVSFEDPEAAEKAVEALNGNDNSGKILYVGRAQKKIERQAELKEKFERIRMERINRYQGVNLYVKNLDDNIDDERLRKEFAQFGTITSAKVMTEGGRSKGFGFVCFSSPEEATKAVTEMNGRIVVAKPLYVALAQRKEDRKAHLASQYMQRITSMRMQGQQIGQVSQMFQPGSAGYFVPTMPQAQRTYFTPNNMPAMRSNPRWQTTVRPTGQPGSGFQTMPGAPQIRQQRPTGQTNVRAGVSARPITGQSGTPNAQQRMPVNQQVGGRPQGGQPTVPAAANRQQGYKSYGGGQMMKQQPGQTPGMQQAPPQAVIVQGQDPLTATMLATAPPQEQKQMLGERLFPLISTMFPDLAGKITGMLLEIDNSELLHMLESQESLEAKVKEAVAVLQAHQAKESATTTKPAE; encoded by the exons ATGTCTACAACTACGATGAATCCAGCTGGTCCCAGCTACCCAATGGCCTCCCTCTATGTTGGAGATCTCCACCCAGACGTTACAGAAGCTATGTTGTTCGAGAAATTCTCCACAGCTGGACCAGTTCTGAGTATCAGAGTGTGCAGAGACATGATCACGAGGCGATCTCTGGGTTATGCATATGTCAACTTTCAACAACCTGCAGAtg CTGAGAGAGCTTTAGATACCATGAACTTCGATACCATCAAAGGGCGACCAATCAGAATAATGTGGTCCCAACGTGATCCATCCCTCAGAAAGTCCGGAGTGGGCAATGTTTTTATCAAGAACCTGGACAAGAGCATTGACAACAAAGCTCTTTATGACACATTTTCTGCTTTTGGCAATATTTTGTCTTGTAag ATTGTCTGTGATGAACATGGCTCAAGAGGCTACGGGTTTGTCCACTTCGAGACAGAAGAAGCTGCAAGAATAGCCATAGAGAAGGTCAACGGCATGTTGCTAAATGGAAAGAAAGT GTTTGTCGGGCGTTTCATGAGCAGGAGGGAAAGACTGGAAGTTCTTGGTGACAAAATGAGGAAGTTCAACAATGTATATGTGAAAAACTTCAGTGAAGAAATCAATGATGAAACACTGAGGGAGATGTTTGAACCCTATGGCAAAATCATCAGTGCCAAG GTCATGACAGACGATGGCTCAGGAAAAGGCAAAGGGTTTGGTTTTGTAAGCTTTGAAGATCCAGAGGCTGCTGAAAAG GCTGTAGAGGCTCTTAATGGAAATGACAATTCTGgaaaaatattatatgttgGACGTGCTCAAAAGAAGATCGAGCGACAGGCTGAGCTTAAGGAGAAGTTTGAGCGGATTAGGATGGAGAGGATCAACAGGTACCAGGGAGTCAACTTGTACGTCAAAAATCTGGACGATAACATCGACGATGAGAGACTCAGAAAGGAGTTTGCTCAGTTTGGTACCATCACCAGTGCCAAG GTGATGACTGAAGGTGGCAGATCCAAGGGATTTGGATTCGTTTGCTTTAGCTCCCCAGAAGAAGCCACCAAAGCTGTCACCGAAATGAATGGAAGAATTGTTGTGGCTAAACCTCTGTATGTGGCTCTGGCTCAGAGGAAGGAGGATCGTAAGGCTCATCTTGCCTCACAGTACATGCAGCGCATTACAAGCATGCGCATGCag GGACAACAAATTGGACAGGTGAGCCAGATGTTCCAGCCTGGAAGTGCTGGATACTTTGTACCTACCATGCCTCAAGCCCAGAGAACATACTTCACCCCCAACAACATGCCAGCCATGAGAAGCAATCCTAGATGGCAGACAACTGTAAGACCCACTGGTCAGCCTGGTAGTG GATTCCAAACCATGCCTGGAGCTCCGCAGATAAGACAGCAGAGGCCTACAGGCCAGACCAACGTTCGTGCTGGAGTAAGTGCCCGGCCAATCACTGGTCAGTCAGGAACCCCCAACGCTCAGCAGCGCATGCCTGTCAACCAACAGGTGGGTGGACGTCCACAAGGAGGTCAGCCTACTGTTCCTGCCGCAGCCAATCGCCAACAAGGTTACAAGAGTTACGGAGGAGGACAGATGATGAAGCAGCAACCAGGTCAAACACCAGGCATGCAGCAG GCTCCACCACAAGCTGTGATTGTTCAGGGACAAGACCCATTGACAGCTACCATGTTGGCCACTGCCCCACCCCAGGAACAGAAGCAGATGCTGGGAGAGCGTTTGTTCCCTCTCATCTCAACAATGTTCCCAGACCTGGCGGGCAAGATCACAGGCATGTTGCTAGAAATCGATAACTCTGAGCTGCTGCACATGTTGGAATCACAAGAGTCTCTGGAGGCTAAG gTTAAAGAAGCAGTTGCTGTGTTGCAAGCTCACCAGGCTAAAGAATCTGCCACTACTACCAAACCTGCTGAGTAA